The Hornefia porci genome contains the following window.
CTCCATTTCGGCCTGATGAACGGAATTGTCGTGGACATTCAGGAAGCCCTGGCCGAAAGAACCGAGGAACTGGAAGACGTTACGATTATACAGACTATGTGGTCCTACGGGGAAAAACCTCCTGTATTGAAAAATGACCCCCATGCGGAGCACTTCCACTGCGCCAGCACTCACCTGACCAAGCAGGAGCGCGCAGCGAACAAAGACGGAAACTTCTGGTTCCTGCCGGTTCAGTTCAGAGAGAACCCGAAACTGCACAGAGAGTGCAGACCTACTTATGACATTGCATTCCTGCAGGTCGCGCCGATGGATGCTTCAGGAAACTTCAATATCGGACCGCAGGTTGCAGAATACTGGGGTGTTTTCCAGAACTGCGACAAGATCATCGTCGAAGTGAATGAGAATCTGATTGTGACGCACGGCGTAGGGAACTATCTGAATATCAATCAGGTGGATTACATCGTGGAAGGCAGCAATACTCCAATGCCGACTATCGGCTCCAAAGTGCCGACTGATATCGACAGGAGAATGGCGGAAAACATCGTGGAGCATCTGGAGGACGGAGCGACTCTGCAGCTGGGGAACGGAGCGTTCCCGAACTGTGTGGGAAGCCTGATTGTGGACTCGAACCTGAAGGATCTGGGATGTCATACGGAAATGTTCGTAGATGCGTATCTCAAACTCTATGAGGCGGGTAAACTCACCAATATGAAGAAGGGAATCAACCAGGGGAAGATGACATTCACCTTCGCGCAGGGAACTGAGGATCTTTACAAATGGATGGACAACAATCCGATGATGATGTCCGCTCCTGTGGATTATGTCAATAATGTAGATGTCATTGCGTCAAACCACAAAATGACTTCAATCAACAGCTGTCTGCAGATTGATCTGTTCGGGCAGGTGAATTCCGAGTCCTCCGGACTGCAGCACATCGGCGGAACCGGCGGCCAGCTTGACTTTGTGATGGGAGCCTTCCAGTCGGAAGGCGGCAAGAGCTTCCTTTGTACTCCCTCAACACGCACGCTGAAGGACGGGACAGTGGAATCTCTGATCATGCCGACGCTGCCGCAGGGATCCATCGTATCGACACCGAGAAGCGGCGTGCACTATATCGTGACAGAATACGGCGCGGTCAACCTGAAGGGTAAGACTACCTATGAAAGAGCGAAGCTGCTGATTTCCGTCGCTCACCCGGATTTCAGAGCCGAACTGGAGGAAGAGGCGCAGAAGATGGGTATCTGGCCGACGAGCAGCAAGGTGATGAAATAACCCGAATCCCTGAGCGCAGGCATCAGAGAATGAATGCAACAGAACCTGAACAGAGCGGATTCGCAATGAATACAGAAAGCGTTGGTGACAATTATGATTAAAAAAATAGGTGTAGTCGGAGCCGGTATGATGGGCGCGGAAATCGCACTTTGCTTCGCGAGGAGCGGGTACGAGACCATGCTGAACGACATCAGCCTGGAATTCGCGGAACGCGGAAAACAGAAAATTGCGGGCGTGATGGACAAAAACATCAGAAAAGGCAGAGCGACGGAGGAAGATAAACAGGCAGCTCTGGACAGAGTGCATCCTACCGGAGCGCTGGAGGACCTTGCAGACTGCGATCTGATCATTGAAGCGGTACTGGAGGTCTGGGATGTGAAAAAGGACGTCCATCAGACGCTGGATAAGCTGTGCAAGGGCAGCACGATTATCGCGAGCAACACATCGTCCATGTCGATCAGCAAGCTGGCATCCTGCGTCGGACCGGACAGAAAAGGGCAGTTTATCGGAACTCACTTCAATTCGCCGGCGAGTGTGATGAAACTGGTGGAAGTGATCCCCGGACTTCTGACAGAGGATGAAACGGCAGAGGAGGTTACAGAACTGCTGGAAGAGATCGGCAAGGTGCCGGTCCGGGTGAAGGATGTGGTCGGCTTCGGGCTGAACAGGATTTTTCACTGCATGTACGGCGAGGCATGCCGCCTCGTTGAGGAGGGCGTCTGCTCGGTAGAGGACGTGGACAAAATATGCAGGTATGGTCTGGGACATCCTATGGGAATTTTCGCGCTGCTGGATATCACCGGACATGATCTGAACCTTGAGGTGGATGAAATTCTGTTCGAGGCGTACGGCGACCGCTTCCGCCCGAGTCCGCAGCTCCACCGTCTGGTGGATTCCGGAAGGCTCGGACGGAAGACCGGCGCCGGGTTCTATGACTATGAGGAGAAATAACCATGGCAGGAGTCAGACTGACGAAAAAAGACGACGGTATCCTGGTTCTCAGCATAGACAGGCCGGAGGCACTTAATGCGTTGAATCGCGGCATCGTAGATGAGATTGACGAGAAAATCGATGAAATAGAAAAGGATTCGGGCGCGCGCTGCCTGATCCTGCACAGCGATAAAAATTTTGCCGCCGGCGCGGACATTAAAGCGATGGCCGAATGTGACGAGGAAGGCGCAAAAGCGTTCGCATTTTCTCCCACATATAACAGGCTGGCAGCCTTGAGGATACCCACTGTTTCCGCAATCGAGGGCTATGCCCTCGGCGGCGGAATGGAACTCGCCCTTGCGACGGATATACGAATCGCCGGCGAAGGTGCGAAAATGGGTTTTCCGGAAGTGTCTCTGGGAATCTTCCCCGGAGCCGGAGGAACCATTCGCGCCCCGAGGCTGATCGGAGCCGCATTCGCTAAGGAACTTATCTTTTCCGGAGAGGCGGTCACAGCCGAAAGGGCGCTGCAGATGGGACTGGTGAACCGCGTAGTGCCGGATGATCGGGTCTTCGCGGAGGCATACCGCCTTGCGGGTAAAATCGCGAGACGGGGGCCTGTTGCGGTCCGGAGGGCTAAGGAGGTAATCGACCGGGGAACCGCTATGAACGTGGAATCCGGAATCGAGCTTGAGGCGGCGGAATGGGCGAAGCTGTTCAATACCCGTGACCAGAAGGAAGGAATGCAGGCGTTTATCGCAAAAAGAAAACCGGAATTTGAGAACCGTTGAGTATATTGACAGGGAGGAAAAATATGTCTGAGGAAGGTAAGAAAACATCATCCCGGCTGTTGAAGGAAATACAGGATAATACCTATGCCAGAGCCTGGGAAGCAAAAGAAAAAGGCGAACCGGTGGTGTGGGCGACCTCCATCTGTCCTGACGAGCTGCTGAATGCAATGGATCTGGCGACGGTGTATCCGGAGAATCAGGCCGGAGTCATCGGCGCCCGGAAGGAGGCAATGAAATTCATCGATCAGGCGGAGGGCGTCGGATACGGTCCGGACACCTGCTCCTACGCGAGAGTGAACATGGGCTATGTGGATCTGCAGCAGTCGGATTCTCAGGATATTCCGCTTCCCGACCTGATTTTTTCCAGCACAAATATTTGTTACACCGTACAGAAATGGTATGAAAATCTGTCGAAAAAGCTGAATATCCCGATGATTCTCTTCGACATGCCGTTCAACCATGAGTACGAGGTGACCGATGAAGCGACCGCGTACATCCGTGCGCAGCTTGAACATGCGATCACCCAGCTGGAGGAGTTCACCGGACGGAAGATGGATTACGATAAGCTTGCCCACGCGATGGAGATCAACAATGAGACCTGCGAGTGGTGGAAAAAGGCAACGGATATGGGACGTTTCCGCCCGTCGCCGCTGGACGGCTTCAAGATGTTCAACTATATGGCTCTGATGGTGGCGAACCGCAGTTTCGAGGACAGCCGCGACTGCTTCCGTCTCTGGTACGAGGAGCTGGAGCAGAGGAAGGCCGAAGGGAAAGGCCCGTGGAGCAGCGCCGAGGAGCAGTACCGGATCATCTGGGACGGAATCGCCTGCTGGCCGCATCTTTCCACAACCTACAAGCTGCTGAAGAAATACGGCATCAACATGGTGACCTCCACTTATCCCCAGAGCTGGTATAAGGTTTATGAAACTAACGATCTGGACGGCATGGCCAGAAGCTATACCGGAAATTACGCCAACCGCAATCTGGATTTCGGGGAAACGAGTATGGAAGAGCGGATAAAGAATTTCGATATCGACGGCGTTCTGTTCCACACGAATCGCAGCTGTAAGCTGATGGACTTCCGGACCTATGAGGTGCAGCGGCGCATTCTCGCCAAGACAGGATGCCCATCGGTGGTGTTCGACGGCGACCAGACGGATCCCCGGGTCTTTTCCGAGGGCCAGTATGAGACGAGAGTCCAGGCGCTGATGGAGATGATGGACAAGTACAAAGAGCAGAAGAGAAAGGGGGAACTGTAATGAGTTACCGGGATATCATAGCGGAGCTGACCGAGGCGGGGCTCCATCCGGCGCGTACGATTGCTGCGACGCAGAAGGAAACAGGAAAAGAACTCGTCGGATGTGTTCCGTATCACACTCCGGATGAAGTGATTTATGCCGCGGGAGCGGTTCCCGTCGGACTCTGGGGCGGAGCTCCCGAATTCAAGCTGGCGGACCGCTACCTTCAGAGCTTCTGCTGCGGTCTGCTGCGGGCGGTTGTGGAATATTCCCTGAACGGGACGTACGACTGCCTGAAAGCGGTTGTGGTTCCGACCTTCTGCGACTCCATGAAATGTACGCTTGAGAACCTGAAGCTTTCAATGCCGGAAGGTATTCCCGTGTTTGGAATGTCCTACGGACAGCAGCGGAAAATCAAGGCGGGGAGAGATTTCACGATCAGCGAGTACAAAAGAATCCGCCGGGAGATGGAAAAACTTCTGGGCGTTGTCATCACCGATGAGAAGGTGGAAGCGGCGTTCGGGATATATGAGGATTATCGTGCGGCGATGAGGCGGTTTGAGCGGGAGGCGGCACGGCATCCGGAAATCGTGTCTTCCCGTGAGAGAATGATGATCATCAAGGCGGGTCTGTTCATGGACAAGGCTTTGTACACAAAGAAAATCGAGCAGATCTGTCAGGGACTGGAGGAAGAGCCGGAGGGAACCTTCGACGGCAAGAGAGTAGTCATTACCGGGATCATGGCAGAGCCGCCGGAAATCTTGGAAATTTTCGATGAAAGCGGACTGGCTGTTGTTGCGGACGAAATGTCGCTGGGCTCCCGACTCTGGAGAGCACCTGCGAGAAACGATGTGGACGACATTTACGAGCGTATGGCGTACCGCTATGCCGATACGGAGGCAGACACGTTCATGTACGAGCCTGAGAAAAAGCGGGGACAGTATATGCTGAAACTGGCCGAGCAGTACAATGCGGACGCGATCGTGGTGATGATGATGAAGTTCTGTGATCCGGAGCAGTATGATTATCCGATCTACAAGGCAGAGCTGGAGGCCGCCGGGATCCCGTTCCTGTATATGGAGGTGGATCAGCAGACGACGGGATTCGAGCAGCTGCGGACACGGATTCAGAGCTTCTGTGAGATGCTGATGTAGTGGCAGGGCGAGGAGATAACAAATGTTTTTAGGCGTTGATATAGGGTCCTCATCGTCCAAGGTCGCGATTCTGGATGGTGATAAGAATTTGAGGGCGGTTCAGATTATCAATCTCGGAACCGGAACTGACGCGCCGGTGGAAGCCCGGCGCCGCGCTCTGGAGGAGGCCGGGATCACAGAGGCAGAAATCGAAGCCGCGGTTGTTACGGGCTACGGCCGGATCAACTACAAAAAAGCGGACAGGCAGATTACGGAGATCAGCTGCCATGCGAAGGGCGTCACTTATCTTGCACCGAACGCCAGAACGATTGTGGACATCGGAGGACAGGACGCCAAGGTCATCAAGCTGGGTGAAGACGGCAAGGTCCGGAACTTTGTGATGAATGAAAAATGCGCGGCCGGAACCGGACGTTTCCTGGAGGTGATGGCCCGCGTGCTGGGATGCGAGCTTGGGGAGTTATCCGATCTTGCGGAAAAGTCCACCAGAGAGGTTGCGATCAGCAGCGTCTGCACAGTGTTTGCAGAGAGTGAAGTGATTTCCAGACTGGCGTCGGGAGAGACGACCGCAGATGTGGCGAGAGGCGCGCATGTGGCGATTTCAAAGCGCGTGGCCGGATTGTGCAACCGGATCCAGTATGAGCTGGAAATTGTAATGACCGGAGGGGTCGCGCTGAACGGCAATGTTGTAGACGCTCTTTCTATAGAGCTTGGCTATCCTGTGCATGTGGTGCCTCACTGCCAGGCGGCCGGTGCGATCGGCGCGGCGTTGTTTGCTTATGAATCGAAGAGAAAGTAGAGGTGTGAGAATGCCGTTAATGACAGGAGAACAATATATAGAAAGTCTGCGCAGACTGAAGACCAGAGTCTACATGTTCGGCGAGCAGGTGGGGAACTGGGTGGATCATCCGATCATCCGCCCGTCCATCAACAGCGTTGCGATGACCTACGATCTGGCGCAGGATCCGGAGTACGCGGACCTGATGACCGCGAAATCCTCCCTGACCGGCAAGACGATCAACCGGTTCACCCATCTGCACCAGAGCACGGACGATCTTGTTCGCAAGGTGAAGATGCAGAGGCTTCTGGGACAAAAGACGGGCGCGTGCTTTCAGCGCTGTGTGGGGATGGACGCGTTCAACGCGGTGTTCTCCACGACCTATGAGCTGGACGAGGCGAGGGGCACAAAGTATCACGAGAACTTTGTGAAGTTCCTGGAGATGATCCAGGACGAGGATCTGGTGGTGGACGGCGCGATGACGGACCCCAAGGGAGACCGGGGTAAAGCGCCCCACGCGCAGCCGGACAAAGATCTGTTTCTGCGGATCGTGGAGCGCCGGCCGGACGGGATTGTGGTGCGCGGAGCCAAAGCGCATCAGACCGGAGCGGTCAATTCCCACTGGCACCTGATCATGCCCACCATCGCCATGCGGGAGGCGGACGCGGATTACGCGGTATCCTTCGCCTGCCCCAGTGATGCGGAGGGGCTGTTCATGGTATACGGCCGCCAGTCCTGCGACACCCGGAAGCTGGAGGATCCCTGCTCCGTCGATGTGGGGAACAGCCGGTTCGGCGGACAGGAGGCGCTGGTGGTCTTCGACGATGTGTTCATTCCCAATGAGTATGTGTTCATGGCCGGGGAATATGAGTTCGCGGGCATGATGGTGGAACGGTTCGCCGGATACCACCGGCAGAGCTACGGCGGCTGCAAGGTGGGCGTCGGAGACGTTGTCATCGGCGCGGCGGCGCTGGCGGCGGAATACAACGGAGCGGAAAAGGCTTCTCACATCAAGGACAAGCTTATCGAGATGACTCATCTGAATGAGACGCTGTTCTGCTGCGGCATCGCCTGCTCGGCTGAAGGGCATCCCACCAAGGCGGGAAACTACCAGATCGATCTGCTGCTGGCGAATGTCTGCAAACAGAATGTGACGCGCTTTCCGTACGAAATCGTCCGTCTGGCGGAGGACATTGCCGGAGGGTTGATGGTAACGATGCCGTCCCAGAAGGATTTTGAATCGGAGCTGCCGGCGGGAAGAGGAGGAGAATCCGTTGGTGAGATCTGCCGGAAGTACTTTGCGACCCGGGAAGATGTGGATGTTGAGGACCGTCAGAAGGTGCTCCGGCTGCTGGAGAACCTGTGTCTGGGAACCGCCGCGGTGGGGTACCGCACAGAATCCATGCACGGTGCGGGATCGCCTCAGGCGCAGCGCATCATGATTTCCCGGCAGGGGAATATTCAGGGAAAGAAAGACCTTGCCAGAGCGATCGCCGGAATAGAAAAAAGATAGAAATGCGGTGCGGAAGCGTCGGAATGCATGAAGAGGGGCTGTCTCACAGTTGATTTAAATATCAGCTGGAGCGACGGCTCCTTCTTTTTGATAGTTGTGCGACAGCCCTCCCTTTGTTTTGCCGGGACAGCCGGAACAGTCAGGGCAGTGCCATCGCTTTCTCCTCGTCACTAACGTCCTCTGTGCGGTTAAAAATATAACAAAATGAATAACAATTCATAACAAGCAATACTTCGCCAATGAATTGTCAAGCTGTTTGATGCAGATTTAACAAGCGAACGAAGGATAGACGATTGTTTGTCATTTGACTATCGAAAATGCATAAAAATTCACAAAAACATGACTTTTTTTGAGATAAAGTACTTGCATTCTTCCTTTCGAGTGGTATAATGCAGAAAATTCAGGTACGGATATGAATAAATATAAAATCGTATCACAGAAACGAAGGGAGAATCAGTTATGTCGATGTATTATTATTTACCCGCGCGAAATGTTTTTGGCGAAGGAGCTGTAAAGGAGTGCGGCCGTCTGCTGGCCACCATGCATGCGAAAAAAGCGATGATTGTCACTGACGCATTTCTCGCCACGCAGCCGATGGCCGCAGATATTCAGGGCTATCTGAAGGATGCGGGAATCGATTCGGTGATTTTCGGCGGAGCAGAGCCGAATCCGAAGGATACGAATGTTGAAGCGGGACTGAAGGTTTTCAACAAAGAGCAGTGCGATGCTATCGTCACTCTCGGCGGCGGATCTTCTCATGACTGCGGAAAGGGAATCGGCCTTGTGGCCGCCAACGGCGGAACAATTCATGATTATGAAGGAGTTGATAAAGCGGCCATCAGTCCGGTGCCGATCCTTGCGATTAATACGACGGCGGGAACCGCATCGGAAATTACCCGGTTCTGCATCATTACCGATACCAGGAGAAAGGTGAAGATGGCCATTCTGGACTGGAGAGTCACTCCGGATATCTCCATCAACGACCCGGAGCTTATGATTGGCATGCCGCCGTCGCTGACCGCTTCAACCGGAATGGACGCGCTTACTCATGCGATTGAGGCCTATGTTTCCACGATGGCGACTCCGATGACGGACGCCACTGCGCTTCTGGCGATTACGATGATCACGCAGTACCTTCCGAAAGCGGTGGCGAACGGCGAATACATGAAGGCGAGAGACCGAATGGCCTACGCGCAGTATCTGGCCGGCGCTGCGTTTAATAACGCTTCTCTCGGATATGTCCATGCGATGGCTCATCAGCTGGGAGGCTTTTACAATCTGCCCCATGGCGTCTGCAATGCGATTCTGCTGCCGTATGTGGAGGAGTTCAATATTATCGGAAACCTGAACCGCTTCAGAGATATCGCGAGAGCGATGGGTGAAAAAGTGGACGGGTTGTCCACGGATGATGCGGCAGTGAAGGCGATTCGGGCAATCAGGCGGCTGAGCTGTCAGGTCGGTATTCCGGCGAACCTGAAGGAGCTGGGCGTCCGGCGGGAGGATTTCGATATCCTGGCTGAGAACGCCATGAAGGATGCCTGCGCGGCGACGAACCCGCGGAAGGCGACAAAGGAACAGATTATCGATATCTTCGAGAAGGCGTATGAGGGCGCGGCGCGGTAGCGCCCTCTCGCCCTCTGCTTCATCCATCGGGCTGCCTTCACCGGCAGCTCCGATGGTTTATTTCTTGTTTTTATTTACTTCTTTTTCAAGTGTTTTTACCGTGTCCAAATATGCTTCCTCAACCGGCGAAAGGGTCTGTACCTGCTCCCCTGTACTGCTAAGTACTTTATCTAATTGCTGTACATAGTCGCTCATGTGCATCAGATTATGACGCATCGCCTGAATTTCTGCGAAATCAAAATATCCGGAAACCAGATTGTTTAGTATCTTCAGCTCATCTTCATCCAGATAATTTTTTGCAATGCTAATATCGGCCCTCGCAGGGAAATCCCCTTTCCGGGTTATAATAGGTCATTTCTCTTGAAACTGTCCTATAATATTGGTCTGCTCATTAAACCTCGTCAGCGCTCGATTCCGTCCCGGGCTTCTACGCCCGCTTCATAATAGTGGCGGATCTCCTTCATTTCGGTGACCAGGTCTGCCTTCTCCAGCAGCCATTCCGGTGCGTAGCGTCCGGTCATGACCAGCTCGGTGCCGGAGGGCTTTGCCTCCAGAATGTCTTCCAGGTCTTCTCGCGTGATCAGATTGAAATACAGCGCGATGAATATCTCATCCAGAATCACCAGATCACAGCTTTCGGAGCGCAGTATCTCCAGCGCACGCTTTACGCCGTCACGGGCGGCCCGGATATCGGGAATTCCCGCGTCACGGTCCACGATGCAGCCCATGCCGAACAACTCGACCTGAATTTCCGGAATACGCTCCTTCAGAATGCCGATTTCGTGGTATTCCATGCTTTTCATAAACTGCCCGAGATAAACCTGAAGACCTGCGCCGGCCGCCCGAAGGGCCAGGCCTAGGGCAGCTGTGGTTTTCCCCTTGCCGTTGCCGGTATAAATCTGAAAATATCCTTTGTTCATGCTGCGTCCTCCTCGTGTTGTGTGTCGTGTCTGCGATGTGGTGCGCGCATCTCGGCGCCATGTGTCGCGTCTGCGATGCTCTGCGTGCATCCCGGCGTTGTGCGCTGTGCGCCGCGGTGCTGGCGATGCGGTGTGTGCCCGTACGTGAGGCTGTTTTTTTGTACATCACAAAGTATACCACAAAAAAATTATTTTGACTGATGTATACACTTATCGGGGAGGGTTTTGTGCTATAATGGAAATGTTATTTTGAAATCGCGGGCGGAATGGAACGCTGTGAAAGGGTATAAGGATGCATTTAAATATCGATGGCTATGAAATTAATTATACAATGACCGGAGCGGGGGAGCAGACTCTGGTGATCCTGCAGGGCTGGGGCACGGAGCTGACGGTGTATGATTCCGTCGCGGCCTGTGTATCAGACCGGTACCGCGTGGTGCAGTTTGATTTCCCCGGATTCGGAAAGAGTACGGAGCCGGCGGAGCCCTGGTCGGTGGAGGATTACGCTCAGTTTTTCATTAAATTCATGGATGCGCTGCAGATTCGCAGGGCGTCGCTTCTGGGGCATTCCTACGGCGGACGGGTCATCATCCGGCTGGCGGCGAAGGAGAGTCTGCCCTTTGAGATTGACAGAATCGTTCTGGTAGACAGCGCCGGCGTGCTTCCGGAGAAAACGGCGAAGCAGAAATGGAGCGTTCGCCGGTATAAATTCCTGAAGAAAATAGTCAGCATGAAGCTGGCGCAGGCGATCTGTCCGGAGCTCATCGAGGAGTGGCGGAACAGTCAGGGGTCTGCGGATTACCGGAACGCCACGCCGATCATGCGGCAGTGCCTTGTGAAGGCTGTCAACGAGGATCTGACGCCTCTGATGCCGAAAATCCGGCAGGATACGCTGCTGATCTGGGGGGATCAGGACGATGCGACGCCGCTTTCGGACGCGAAAATCATGGAAGAAAGGATTCCGGAATCGGGGCTGGCGGTGATCCACGGAGCGGGCCATTACTGCTTTCTGGAGCAGCCGCAGGTATTCCGGCGGATTATGCAGTCATATTTTCAGACAGAGGATACAGACAGAAAACAGATAGAAGAGAATCAATAGAAGAGGAGTAGGGAGCATGGAGTTTTTTCAGATCGTTGTTTCCATCGTGATGCTGCCGGCGTTTCTGCTGGTCATGCGATATAATATGCATATGTTCCAGCTGAACGGATATTTCAACGGTGAGCATCGGAGCTGGCTGAAGCAGAAGCACGGCAAGCAGCGCAGCCTGCTGTTTCTCTGTGTGTTCGGCGTGCTTTCCGCGGTTTTTCCGACCGCGCTGCCGCTGACCGCGCTGCTGGTGACAGCGCTGGTGGTTTTGCGGTATTATCAGTTTCTGAAGAAGATTAATACAAAGAAGAACATCGTCTACACCCATCGGGTGCAGCGGATGATCGGTGCGGATATCGTGCTGGCGGCTGTCATTGCCGCGGCGGCGGTCCGGGGATTGGGAATTTCTGTGCTTCCCGGGACGCTGGCGGTGCTCACGGCGCTGCAGATGGTCGTTTTCCTGTTCATCAACGTCCTGATGAAGCCTTTTGAGAAGATGATCAAGGGCCGTTATATCCGGGACGCGGAGCGGATCCTTGCGGCGAATCCGGATCTGAAGATCATCGGCGTCACGGGAAGCTACGGCAAGACCAGCGTCAAATTCTATCTGCAGACCCTGCTGTCCAGCCGCTTCAGCGTGCTGGTCACTCCGGAAAGCTACAATACGCCGATGGGCGTCGTGAAGACCATCCGTGAATCGCTGCGGTCCACCCACGAGATCTTCGTCTGTGAGATGGGAGCACGAAAGACCGGAGAAATCAGGGAAATCTGTGATTTCGTTCATCCGGATCACGGTCTGATTACATCCATCGGCCCCGCACATCTGGAAACATTTCATTCCATCGACAACATCGTGAAAACCAAGTTCGAGCTGGCAGATGCGCTGCCGGAGGGCGGAACGCTGTTTCTCAACGGAGACAATGAGTATCTGAGTGAAAACAGCGAAAAATATCCGAACGTCGTATTTTACCGGAACCATTCCGCAGGCGCAGGCTACTGCGCGGGGAATATACATTTGTCCCAGAAGGGAACGGAGTTCACGGTCACAGCGCCCTCGGGGGAGACGGAGAAATTTCAGACCCGGCTTCTGGGGGAGCATAATATCATCAACATCGCC
Protein-coding sequences here:
- a CDS encoding alpha/beta fold hydrolase; the encoded protein is MHLNIDGYEINYTMTGAGEQTLVILQGWGTELTVYDSVAACVSDRYRVVQFDFPGFGKSTEPAEPWSVEDYAQFFIKFMDALQIRRASLLGHSYGGRVIIRLAAKESLPFEIDRIVLVDSAGVLPEKTAKQKWSVRRYKFLKKIVSMKLAQAICPELIEEWRNSQGSADYRNATPIMRQCLVKAVNEDLTPLMPKIRQDTLLIWGDQDDATPLSDAKIMEERIPESGLAVIHGAGHYCFLEQPQVFRRIMQSYFQTEDTDRKQIEENQ
- a CDS encoding UDP-N-acetylmuramoyl-tripeptide--D-alanyl-D-alanine ligase codes for the protein MEFFQIVVSIVMLPAFLLVMRYNMHMFQLNGYFNGEHRSWLKQKHGKQRSLLFLCVFGVLSAVFPTALPLTALLVTALVVLRYYQFLKKINTKKNIVYTHRVQRMIGADIVLAAVIAAAAVRGLGISVLPGTLAVLTALQMVVFLFINVLMKPFEKMIKGRYIRDAERILAANPDLKIIGVTGSYGKTSVKFYLQTLLSSRFSVLVTPESYNTPMGVVKTIRESLRSTHEIFVCEMGARKTGEIREICDFVHPDHGLITSIGPAHLETFHSIDNIVKTKFELADALPEGGTLFLNGDNEYLSENSEKYPNVVFYRNHSAGAGYCAGNIHLSQKGTEFTVTAPSGETEKFQTRLLGEHNIINIAGAIAVANTFGIPLKELRVPVRRIRPVPHRMEMIERGAVTIIDDAYNSNPVGSRAAVETLKSFDGIRILITPGMVELGDREDEYNYKFGGYAADCCDYVLLIGRRHTAPIEKGLLEKGFPGERCHVYEHLRDALDFAYGIRAEGHKFILLENDLPDNY